AAATAGCTGATGTCTATTTAATTCAAGAATTCTATTAATATTAGTATCTGCTTTTATCAATTAATTTATAAAATTAATTAATCAATTTATTACAAATTACAGTATAATTTAAAAAATTATAATCAATTATAAATTAACAAATTATATATCAAGAATTTATTAATTAAAATTAATTATAATTAAGCTAGTAGTAAAATTGTTATTAGCTAAATCTTAATTAGGATAATTAATTTTAAATCATTACTCAAAACGAGTTTAAATAAGAAAAAATGAGGTATTATTAATTATAAATGTTTAAAACTGATTAGAAAAAACAATATTATTCATAGGATTTATGGATAAGAATCAAAGGTTTTAAATTATCATGATAGATATTGGTTATGATAACAATTCTACGAATAACTAGCCTTAAATTATCCTATTACAAAGCTCAAAGGAGGCTTATTATGGGAAAAGGTGTAGAATTAACTACAACTAAATATCTTATTCACGCTCAAATCAATGCAAACGGAATCGTAGAAAAACCTGATGTAGTAGGTGCGGTTTTCGGACAGACTGAAGGTCTTTTAAGTAACGATTTAGACTTAAGAGAACTCCAAAGAACTGGAAGAATCGGAAGGATTCAAGTTATCATTCACTCAAATGGTGGACGTGCAAAAGGTGAAATCGTAATTCCATCTAGCTTAGATAGAATTGAAACTGCCATCCTTGCAGCATCCTTAGAAACCATTAACCGCGTAGGTCCTTGTGAAGCTTCTATTGAAGTTCTTAGAGTTGAAGACGTAAGAGCTGTGAAAAGACAACAAGTTATTAATCGTGCAAAAGAAATTTATATGGGCATGATGGAAACTGTCTCTCCTGAAAGCATGAAAATGATTGAAGAAATCAGAGAATCAATGAGAGTTCATGAAATTTCTGAATTCGGAGCAGAAAGACTTCCTGCAGGTCCAAACGTACACACTTCCGATGCAATTATCGTTGTGGAAGGAAGAAATGATGTTTTAAATTTATTAAAATACGGAATTAAAAACACTGTCGCAGTTGAAGGAGTTAATATCCCTACCAGTGTAGCTGAATTAACTAAAAAAAGAACTGTAACTGCATTTGTTGATGGTGACCGTGGCGGAGAATTAATCTTAAAAGAACTCTTGCAAGTTGGAGATGTAGACTACATCACT
This genomic window from Methanobrevibacter ruminantium contains:
- the dnaG gene encoding DNA primase DnaG, giving the protein MGKGVELTTTKYLIHAQINANGIVEKPDVVGAVFGQTEGLLSNDLDLRELQRTGRIGRIQVIIHSNGGRAKGEIVIPSSLDRIETAILAASLETINRVGPCEASIEVLRVEDVRAVKRQQVINRAKEIYMGMMETVSPESMKMIEEIRESMRVHEISEFGAERLPAGPNVHTSDAIIVVEGRNDVLNLLKYGIKNTVAVEGVNIPTSVAELTKKRTVTAFVDGDRGGELILKELLQVGDVDYITRAPRGKEVEDLEKEEVLIALRDKAPTEQVINNLDFNLDTQGKVRKSKINRTSKTSDRRAKNLDKSDKFHGNKNGRTDRKDKFDRKDRTDRKNGRNDRRGKDRNSRGRRDRQNDRIQDSRIKLLKNMLRELEGTGNSEIYDDSLNLLKETNVETLYEDLKQDNPDADTVIFDGVISQRLVDIAYSKGIKTLVAFKSSRVIKRPDKLRLVTLN